From a single Pararge aegeria chromosome 16, ilParAegt1.1, whole genome shotgun sequence genomic region:
- the LOC120630727 gene encoding mitochondrial cardiolipin hydrolase-like produces the protein MRLSPRLLSSAAAVAITCAVSAAAYFYKRRNTEINEVMVFCKLQFNPHNYFDKLVSFIEGAKHSVNVCMPGIHNPAIQARLVNLIKSKNIKVRIVIDRSGYNENSDFFIKELIVAGAEIKCKANEPVFRMKHKFCLVDDKILMTGTLNWGDDRSFDHWNYVYVTSKQKLVEPVKNEFYQLWNMSSDVLTIFDIYCDSDAETIEIRNPDEISDDSADIDGDDRHVTIDTMTDNNNLVTPIEKQMAQDQFNNFSINTPCQ, from the exons ATGAGATTAAGTCCGCGTCTCCTATCATCGGCGGCTGCAGTTGCAATAACTTGTGCTGTTTCTGCTGCTGCGTATTTCTACAAACGTCGTAACACTGAAATTAATGAAGTGATGGTGTTTTGTAAATTACAGTTTAATCCACACAATTACTTTGACAAATTGGTCAGCTTTATTGAAGGTGCTAAACACAGCGTTAACGTTTGCATGCCCGGTATACATAATCCAGCTATACAAGCCCGTTTGGTTAACTTGATAAAGTCTAAAAATATCAAAGTTCGAATTGTTATCGACCGGTCTGGATACAATGAAAATTCCGATTTTTTCATCAAAGAACTCATTGTAGCTG gtgccgaaataaaatgtaaagcCAACGAACCAGTGTTTAGGATGAAGCACAAATTCTGCTTAGTCGATGATAAGATCCTGATGACGGGAACACTCAATTGGGGTGACGACCGATCATTCGACCATTGGAACTATGTTTATGTCACTAGCAAACAAAAATTGGTTGAACCAGTGAAGAATGAGTTTTATCAATTATGGAACATGTCTAGTGATGTACTAACTATATTTGACATCTACTGTGATAGTGACGCAGAAACAATCGAAATTCGCAATCCTGATGAAATCTCTGATGACAGTGCTGATATAGATGGTGATGATCGACACGTCACTATCGATACTATGACCGACAACAATAATTTGGTCACCCCTATTGAAAAACAAATGGCACAAGaccaatttaataatttttcaattaatacTCCTTGTCAatga
- the LOC120630439 gene encoding mediator of RNA polymerase II transcription subunit 10 produces MSASLENLETQLEMFIENVRQIRIIVSDFQPQGQSVLNQKIQSLVTGLQEVDKLKSQVHDILVPTEVFDYIDQGRNPQLYTKDCIDKALAKNEEVKGKIDSYKRFKSHLLTELSKTFPNEIAKYKAIRGGE; encoded by the exons ATGTCTGCCTCTCTGGAAAATCTAGAGACCCAGCTCGAAATGTTCATAGAAAACGTTAGGCAGATACGTATTATTGTCAGCGATTTTCAACCACAGGGACAAAGTGTTTTGAACCAAAAGAT CCAATCATTAGTCACAGGACTTCAAGAGGTGGATAAGCTGAAGTCTCAAGTTCATGATATTCTTGTACCAACAGAAGTTTTTGA CTACATAGACCAAGGCCGCAACCCACAGCTGTACACCAAGGATTGTATAGACAAAGCTTTGGCTAAAAATGAAGAGGTCAAGGGAAAGATTGACTCATACAAACGCTTCAAGAGCCATCTCCTGACAGAACTATCAAAAACCTTCCCTAATGAAATTGCTAAATATAAAGCAATAAGAGGCGGTGAATAG
- the LOC120630402 gene encoding mitochondrial thiamine pyrophosphate carrier-like has translation MVQLLENIESKISGTQSAIAGGASGAVTRAIAQPLDVLKIRFQLQLEPIQRGSKYSSILQAIGSIVREEGVSALWSGHIPAQLLSVTYGIIQFSTFERLTHTCQQLEPGLYKTHKHIITFSNGAIAATVATVLSFPFDTVRTRLIAERKTCKAYRGFLNACTLIVKNEGALALYKGIAPTVAQIAPHAGIQFAVYKIFTESILNKLKFFQRSSNISEAVESSLIANVLAGGFAGFVSKTAIYPFDVIKKRLQIQGFQMYRKDFGRQIYCDGSVHCIKLTIAEEGFLALYKGYGPSILKAVFVSALHFAVYDEIKYFLLRMNK, from the coding sequence atggtgCAATTATTAGAAAACATTGAGTCTAAAATTAGTGGGACGCAAAGTGCAATCGCCGGTGGAGCTTCCGGAGCTGTAACGAGGGCCATTGCACAGCCGCTGGACGTACTCAAAATAAGGTTTCAACTTCAACTTGAGCCTATACAACGAGGATCGAAGTACAGTTCGATATTACAAGCAATAGGTTCTATTGTGAGAGAAGAAGGTGTATCTGCGTTGTGGAGCGGCCACATTCCCGCGCAATTACTATCGGTAACATATGGAATTATACAGTTTTCTACGTTCGAAAGACTGACGCATACTTGTCAGCAACTGGAGCCTGgattatataaaacacataagcatattataacctttagTAACGGAGCGATAGCCGCCACTGTTGCTACCGTCCTATCATTCCCATTTGACACTGTGAGAACAAGATTAATCGCTGAAAGAAAAACTTGTAAGGCTTATAGAGGGTTTCTGAACGCATGTACTCTTATAGTTAAGAATGAAGGCGCTCTTGCGTTATACAAAGGTATAGCACCAACAGTAGCCCAAATAGCACCTCATGCTGGTATACAATTTGCtgtgtacaaaatatttactgAGAGTATATTGAACAAACTTAAGTTTTTCCAACGTAGTAGTAACATTAGTGAAGCAGTTGAATCCTCTTTAATAGCAAATGTTTTAGCCGGCGGTTTTGCTGGTTTTGTATCGAAAACAGCAATATACCCATTTGATGTTATCAAAAAGAGGTTACAAATTCAAGGTTTCCAGATGTATAGAAAAGATTTTGGTAGACAGATATACTGTGATGGTTCAGTACATTGTATTAAACTGACTATTGCTGAAGAAGGTTTCCTAGCCCTGTACAAAGGGTATGGACCTAGTATATTGAAAGCAGTATTTGTTTCAGCATTACATTTTGCTGTGTatgatgaaattaaatactTCTTATTAAGAATGAATAAGTAG